A DNA window from Gammaproteobacteria bacterium contains the following coding sequences:
- a CDS encoding beta-propeller fold lactonase family protein, producing MHTESEFVYSANQGSNTLSVFKVAPDDGRLLPVKGSPYKTGRYPVSVFSGRSGRFVYVVNQGSKNISGFEVRNNDGELKEIAGSPFDVGTYPDAIVVSPDGRFAYVTREDDDKVNVLSVSEQGELKTTSMWAPTGKHPISINISPDGRFAYVTNFYGHSVSCYLIDPKTGEISLQGKEVGADERPIYVKVSPDNRFAFVSNYGSTTVSVYKINQHTGTLREVKGSPFFSGAQPYSVTIDASQKYVYVANWGSHNVTAFELDNETGVLAEVQGSPYDADWFPYAVVVDPSNRFVYVINNGSDTVVAYNRNANNGTLARIEGELAKTGEGPYAMTVSGFAEQ from the coding sequence ATGCATACAGAAAGCGAGTTTGTCTATTCGGCAAATCAAGGCAGTAACACGCTTTCCGTGTTCAAAGTCGCTCCAGACGATGGTCGTTTGTTGCCAGTCAAAGGCTCTCCATATAAAACAGGTCGCTATCCGGTTTCAGTTTTTTCGGGCCGGTCCGGGCGCTTTGTGTATGTAGTCAATCAGGGTTCAAAGAATATATCTGGATTTGAAGTCAGGAATAACGATGGCGAGCTAAAAGAGATTGCGGGTTCGCCTTTTGATGTTGGTACTTATCCTGATGCCATTGTTGTCTCGCCTGATGGTCGCTTTGCCTATGTGACGCGAGAAGACGATGACAAGGTAAACGTCCTGAGTGTTTCCGAGCAAGGTGAACTGAAGACCACGTCTATGTGGGCGCCAACAGGCAAGCACCCGATTTCGATTAATATTAGCCCTGATGGCCGTTTTGCCTATGTCACAAATTTTTATGGCCATTCTGTCAGTTGCTATTTGATAGACCCGAAAACCGGCGAGATTTCTTTACAAGGCAAGGAAGTGGGTGCGGACGAGCGTCCTATCTACGTAAAAGTCAGTCCAGATAATCGTTTCGCCTTTGTGAGTAACTATGGCTCGACGACAGTGTCAGTTTATAAAATCAACCAACATACCGGAACCTTGCGAGAGGTAAAAGGCTCACCCTTTTTCTCTGGCGCCCAACCCTATTCGGTTACCATAGACGCGTCACAGAAGTATGTCTATGTTGCCAATTGGGGAAGTCATAATGTGACAGCGTTTGAGCTGGATAATGAGACCGGTGTCTTGGCCGAAGTGCAGGGCTCACCCTACGATGCAGATTGGTTTCCCTACGCAGTCGTCGTCGACCCCAGTAATCGCTTTGTTTACGTTATTAACAATGGTTCGGATACTGTTGTGGCATATAACCGAAACGCAAATAACGGAACGCTGGCACGCATAGAAGGTGAACTCGCCAAGACGGGAGAAGGACCTTATGCGATGACAGTAAGCGGTTTTGCCGAACAATAG
- a CDS encoding acyl-CoA thioesterase: protein MHKDKLPHDKDPVLRLMPMPRDTNSAGNIFGGWIMSQVDIAGSVVAIRRAKGRVVTVAVSEFQFHKPVFVGDLISCYADVTKVGNTSLTVFVEVFAERGRMSEIIKVTEATLTYVAVDDEGKPRLVEQGS from the coding sequence ATGCACAAAGACAAGCTGCCACACGATAAAGATCCTGTTCTTCGATTAATGCCTATGCCTCGGGATACCAACTCCGCAGGCAATATTTTTGGTGGGTGGATTATGTCGCAGGTGGATATCGCCGGAAGTGTAGTGGCGATACGTCGCGCTAAAGGACGCGTTGTCACCGTTGCTGTCAGTGAGTTTCAATTTCACAAACCGGTTTTCGTTGGCGATCTGATTTCCTGTTATGCCGATGTAACGAAAGTCGGCAATACCTCGTTGACGGTGTTTGTCGAAGTGTTTGCCGAACGCGGCCGGATGTCTGAGATTATCAAAGTTACAGAGGCTACTTTGACGTATGTGGCTGTTGACGACGAGGGCAAGCCTCGCCTGGTGGAACAGGGATCCTAG
- a CDS encoding type II secretion system protein N — MTQYWKRYTLFGVVLYLVFLITQIPATLVYGLFSDTLEALPAKVKLYRVSGTVWSGKAAFVSASGNTLRDLSWELYPSSLLLGRVGLGLNFKLGDGSVKAELYRTLGGDMLAKNIRARMPMSDIVRMARLPAIKLEGDLGLNLESLVLSDGLVSEAQGRVVWNSAETRFPQRIVLGDLSANLQTTDAGIEATLGDGGGPLEASGKLTLAPDGAYNFDGAFASREGSNSPLARSLSMMGRPDAQGKVQIKNAGNIKTLGFLFK; from the coding sequence GTGACGCAGTACTGGAAGCGCTACACACTTTTTGGCGTCGTTCTTTATCTGGTCTTTCTGATTACTCAGATTCCTGCCACATTGGTTTATGGATTGTTTTCGGACACCTTGGAGGCATTGCCTGCAAAGGTAAAGTTGTATCGCGTCAGTGGTACGGTCTGGTCTGGAAAAGCAGCTTTTGTCAGCGCTTCAGGTAATACCTTACGGGATTTAAGTTGGGAGTTATATCCAAGTTCTCTGCTGCTTGGACGCGTCGGACTGGGTTTGAATTTCAAGCTGGGTGACGGTAGCGTCAAGGCGGAACTGTATCGCACCTTGGGTGGCGATATGCTAGCTAAAAATATCCGCGCGCGTATGCCGATGAGTGACATCGTCCGTATGGCGAGATTGCCGGCGATAAAACTCGAAGGCGATCTTGGTTTAAACCTGGAATCACTGGTTCTGAGTGACGGTCTTGTCAGTGAAGCACAGGGCCGCGTAGTTTGGAATAGCGCTGAAACCCGCTTTCCTCAACGCATAGTGCTCGGCGATTTAAGTGCAAACCTGCAGACGACCGATGCCGGTATTGAAGCCACGCTTGGCGACGGTGGCGGGCCTCTTGAAGCTAGCGGTAAATTAACCCTGGCGCCGGATGGTGCATATAATTTCGATGGCGCATTCGCCTCTCGAGAGGGTAGCAATTCGCCCCTGGCCCGTTCTCTGAGCATGATGGGACGGCCGGATGCACAGGGCAAGGTTCAGATTAAGAACGCTGGAAATATCAAAACCTTGGGATTTCTTTTCAAATAA
- a CDS encoding type II secretion system protein M, with product MDEIKQYWQQLNPRERLLLGVAGVVLGLMILFLGILEPVMDEAKSLEKQVEEQRKLLKWMEDSAQEVKRLTRSSGTRKAAVGAGGQSLLGVIDRTAKAGNLGDAMKRVEPDGGDKVRVWLEQASFDDVVTWLENLERNYSLQIESVAVDKENAPGRVNVRLVFAGGAS from the coding sequence ATGGATGAGATCAAGCAGTATTGGCAGCAACTTAATCCGCGCGAGCGTCTCTTGCTTGGCGTTGCCGGAGTCGTGCTCGGGCTGATGATTCTTTTTCTTGGTATCCTCGAACCCGTCATGGACGAGGCCAAAAGTCTGGAAAAACAGGTGGAAGAGCAGCGTAAATTGCTCAAGTGGATGGAGGATTCAGCGCAGGAGGTCAAGCGTTTAACGCGTTCTTCCGGTACACGCAAGGCCGCGGTCGGCGCCGGTGGTCAGTCATTATTGGGTGTGATTGATCGCACTGCCAAGGCCGGTAATCTTGGCGACGCCATGAAGCGGGTTGAACCCGATGGCGGCGACAAAGTGCGCGTGTGGTTAGAGCAGGCCTCTTTCGATGACGTCGTTACCTGGCTGGAAAATCTTGAGCGCAACTACTCTCTTCAGATTGAATCCGTAGCCGTTGATAAAGAGAATGCACCTGGTCGCGTAAATGTGCGTCTGGTCTTCGCAGGGGGAGCATCGTGA
- the gspL gene encoding type II secretion system protein GspL — MATQLIIQLAREPFQSVHWVRIDPGVGATPVASGSLSDLASQTSGAQIIVMVPGTDVNLTRVNVPTTNKQRMLKAIPFAIEDQVADIVEDTHFAVGARGSDGAVNTIVVARHKMDEWMAALSEASIYPHALLADILSLPSMDDTWALFADGDLLYVVRPDQQNMSFDIDNAAFMLSLMLEEAEDKKPAQLIFYGAESMVELVRPDVEDVAFEQRESTGGILDYLARERKGIALDKNINLLQGDYSRREQIGKILRPWRFAASLAGAWFVLQLGISIYDVSVLDAEKERLNAEIEKTYRSAFPDAKKVVNPKVQMQRQLEALKGGGTVENGFLNLLGDTGSAFRQTSGLVLRSVRFKNDTLDVELEVNNLQVLDELKQRLGADGKLKVEIQSAAARDNKVQGRINIKKS; from the coding sequence ATGGCGACTCAATTAATCATACAACTGGCGCGTGAGCCCTTTCAGAGTGTGCACTGGGTGCGCATCGATCCCGGCGTTGGCGCGACGCCTGTCGCCAGCGGTTCACTTTCAGATCTGGCTTCTCAAACCAGTGGTGCACAAATCATCGTCATGGTGCCGGGAACGGATGTTAATCTGACTCGCGTGAACGTCCCGACCACTAACAAGCAACGCATGCTCAAGGCCATACCTTTTGCAATTGAGGATCAGGTTGCCGACATCGTCGAGGATACGCATTTTGCCGTAGGCGCCCGTGGTAGTGATGGCGCGGTGAACACAATCGTGGTGGCGCGCCACAAGATGGATGAGTGGATGGCGGCCTTGAGCGAGGCCAGTATTTATCCGCATGCATTGCTAGCAGATATATTGTCTTTGCCCTCAATGGATGATACCTGGGCCTTGTTTGCCGACGGTGATTTACTCTATGTGGTGAGACCGGATCAGCAGAACATGAGTTTCGACATCGATAACGCAGCCTTTATGTTGAGTTTGATGCTGGAAGAGGCTGAAGATAAAAAGCCTGCGCAATTGATTTTTTATGGTGCCGAGTCGATGGTGGAGTTGGTGCGTCCCGATGTGGAAGACGTGGCATTTGAGCAGCGGGAATCCACCGGTGGAATTCTGGATTATTTGGCGCGGGAACGAAAAGGCATTGCGCTGGACAAGAATATTAATCTGCTTCAAGGCGATTATAGTCGTCGCGAACAAATCGGAAAAATTTTACGCCCGTGGCGTTTCGCTGCGTCCCTGGCCGGGGCATGGTTTGTTTTGCAATTGGGTATTTCCATTTACGACGTTTCAGTGCTTGATGCCGAGAAAGAGCGACTCAACGCGGAAATTGAAAAGACTTATCGAAGCGCATTCCCCGACGCCAAAAAAGTCGTCAATCCCAAAGTGCAGATGCAGCGACAACTCGAAGCTTTAAAAGGTGGCGGTACGGTAGAAAACGGTTTTCTAAATCTGCTCGGTGATACTGGCAGTGCTTTCCGTCAGACCAGCGGGCTGGTATTGCGCAGTGTGCGTTTTAAAAACGACACGCTTGACGTTGAACTTGAAGTAAACAATTTGCAGGTGTTAGACGAATTGAAACAACGACTGGGCGCCGACGGTAAACTTAAGGTGGAAATTCAATCTGCGGCTGCACGTGATAACAAGGTGCAAGGCCGGATCAATATCAAGAAGAGTTAG
- the gspK gene encoding type II secretion system minor pseudopilin GspK yields MNKIFSPKQTPIRQQRGVALITAMLVVSIATVTAVALSSRQGLDVRRTANVLESDQAYLYALGIESVAKELLLQYTKQGPKYDDPELLFVPYTYPVENGTVSGSLLDLEGRFNVNNLVDDKGKPVPLAGERFRRLISIVADQLRLSISAEALVNATLDWLDEDQELRFPGAEDSEYLAKLPPYRAANRMLSSTSELALIEGFTPELLNGATIEDEQVPGLLEYVSALPEHYSTINPNSANKLVLQALSGYLDARVVEQMLASRPFKSVSDFTEHTEIKNIKDGLKNNNTQKTSFENDLQGLDVQSSYFMIRATTQVGKITLLYNSIIYRDTGGRSELLTVSRAFGTDGI; encoded by the coding sequence ATGAACAAGATATTTAGCCCAAAACAGACACCGATACGACAGCAACGCGGCGTGGCCTTGATCACTGCGATGCTGGTTGTGTCGATTGCAACGGTAACCGCAGTTGCACTTTCTTCACGTCAGGGCCTGGACGTACGCCGCACTGCAAACGTGCTGGAATCTGATCAGGCATATCTGTATGCATTGGGAATAGAAAGTGTAGCCAAAGAGCTGTTGCTGCAGTACACCAAGCAGGGTCCTAAATACGATGACCCGGAATTATTGTTCGTGCCCTATACCTATCCTGTTGAGAACGGTACGGTAAGTGGTAGCCTGCTCGACCTGGAAGGGCGCTTTAATGTTAACAATTTGGTCGACGATAAAGGAAAGCCGGTACCGCTTGCGGGAGAACGTTTTCGTCGGCTGATTTCAATCGTTGCCGACCAGTTGCGTTTGTCCATATCGGCAGAGGCTCTGGTCAATGCTACCCTCGACTGGCTGGACGAGGATCAGGAGCTTCGATTCCCTGGCGCCGAAGACAGCGAGTACCTGGCCAAACTTCCGCCGTATCGTGCGGCCAATCGCATGTTAAGCAGCACCTCCGAGTTGGCTTTGATCGAGGGGTTTACCCCGGAGCTGCTCAATGGCGCAACAATAGAGGATGAACAGGTACCGGGTTTGCTAGAATACGTGTCCGCTTTGCCTGAGCATTACTCGACGATTAATCCAAATTCAGCGAATAAGCTGGTTTTACAGGCGTTGTCTGGCTATCTGGATGCGCGCGTGGTGGAGCAGATGTTGGCGAGCCGTCCGTTTAAAAGCGTGTCTGATTTTACAGAGCACACTGAAATCAAAAATATCAAGGACGGCTTGAAGAACAACAATACGCAGAAGACTTCATTTGAAAATGACTTGCAAGGACTGGATGTGCAGAGTAGCTATTTTATGATCAGGGCAACCACACAGGTGGGCAAGATCACCTTGCTTTACAACAGTATTATTTATCGCGATACCGGCGGCCGTAGTGAGTTGCTCACGGTGTCGCGCGCATTTGGAACCGATGGAATCTGA
- the gspJ gene encoding type II secretion system minor pseudopilin GspJ, giving the protein MIALKRQARGFSLIELLISLAVFSILSVMAYSGLQIVLDSKGHTEQQADRLVEVQRAMTIIQRDIEQVIGRSIRDSYGDRKPALEGSFFGEFPLSFTRAGKRNPMKRVRSTMERVSYRLAEEKLDRLSVEMLDQPHVVEPLERHLLSDVKELKFRYMDKDLQWQDAWPPQFGEQANPSALPRGVEMTIKVEGIGEIKRLFRVTPGEYAGNKRQKQSTQTNGGNNAQGNQNTGDNQNTDQTPDNSGDTNNTDTSGTNSGGTDTGGTDSNGTEDAGGTDNTP; this is encoded by the coding sequence ATGATTGCGTTAAAGCGTCAAGCGCGCGGTTTCTCGCTCATTGAACTGTTGATCTCGCTGGCGGTGTTTTCCATTCTGTCTGTTATGGCCTATTCCGGTTTGCAGATTGTGCTCGATTCCAAAGGTCATACCGAACAACAGGCGGATCGATTAGTGGAAGTTCAACGGGCCATGACGATCATCCAGCGCGACATCGAGCAAGTGATAGGACGAAGTATTCGGGATAGCTATGGCGATCGTAAGCCTGCCCTGGAAGGCAGCTTTTTCGGCGAGTTTCCATTGAGTTTCACCCGCGCAGGCAAACGTAATCCTATGAAGCGTGTCCGCAGCACAATGGAGCGCGTCAGTTATCGCCTGGCCGAGGAAAAACTGGATCGACTGTCAGTGGAAATGCTCGATCAGCCGCATGTAGTTGAACCACTGGAACGGCATTTGCTCAGTGATGTTAAGGAATTAAAATTTCGCTATATGGATAAGGACTTACAGTGGCAAGATGCGTGGCCGCCGCAATTCGGTGAACAGGCCAATCCCAGTGCGCTTCCCCGTGGCGTGGAAATGACGATTAAAGTCGAAGGAATCGGTGAGATCAAACGGCTGTTTCGTGTGACGCCAGGGGAATACGCTGGAAACAAGAGACAAAAGCAGTCAACTCAGACGAATGGCGGCAATAATGCCCAAGGGAATCAGAATACTGGTGACAATCAAAATACCGACCAGACTCCCGACAACTCGGGAGACACTAACAACACAGACACTAGCGGCACAAATAGTGGTGGTACAGACACTGGCGGTACAGATAGTAATGGTACTGAAGACGCTGGCGGTACAGACAATACCCCATGA
- the gspI gene encoding type II secretion system minor pseudopilin GspI produces the protein MPPRKNSNPIGQQGFTLMEVLVALAVLAIALGTIIQSIGTNASHASYLREKTFAHWVAMNRVAEIQIENKFPPVGSNTGTEEMAGHEWHWKVNVVALNDEMANIRQIQVEVRTNRESKSPVATVLALIGKPNS, from the coding sequence ATGCCACCAAGGAAAAACAGTAATCCCATAGGCCAACAGGGCTTCACACTGATGGAAGTGCTGGTGGCGCTTGCTGTATTAGCGATTGCGCTGGGTACGATTATTCAGAGCATCGGCACCAATGCCTCCCACGCCAGTTATTTGCGCGAGAAAACATTTGCTCATTGGGTGGCGATGAATCGCGTTGCCGAGATACAGATCGAAAATAAATTTCCTCCGGTGGGTTCAAATACTGGCACTGAAGAAATGGCCGGGCATGAGTGGCACTGGAAAGTAAACGTCGTAGCCCTGAACGACGAAATGGCCAATATCCGCCAGATACAGGTTGAGGTGCGTACCAATCGGGAGAGCAAGAGTCCGGTCGCCACGGTATTGGCCTTGATAGGGAAGCCGAATTCATGA
- the gspH gene encoding type II secretion system minor pseudopilin GspH, producing the protein MKPRGRNTRGFSLLELLVVIFIIGMIMTFAALSVGGNADRKVEEEARRLTALLRLATEESVMNSRDLAVQLTRKYYDFMTLGIDGKLVPMDKDEETFRRRELPDDIMIKEAEIEGESVALSLDPGETDEVPSIFILSSGEMIPFALSIGRDEGTDYQIEGDYSGKVEYATKEKQ; encoded by the coding sequence ATGAAGCCACGTGGACGCAACACCCGTGGCTTCTCGCTTTTAGAGTTATTAGTGGTCATTTTCATCATTGGCATGATCATGACCTTTGCCGCGCTGTCTGTCGGTGGCAACGCCGACCGCAAGGTGGAGGAAGAGGCTCGGCGTTTGACGGCCTTGCTGCGCTTGGCAACGGAAGAATCGGTCATGAACTCACGCGATCTGGCGGTGCAGCTCACTCGCAAGTATTACGATTTTATGACCCTCGGCATTGATGGAAAGCTGGTGCCTATGGACAAGGACGAAGAAACGTTTCGTCGACGAGAATTGCCCGACGACATCATGATTAAAGAGGCCGAGATCGAAGGTGAGAGCGTTGCGCTATCACTCGACCCGGGTGAAACCGATGAAGTGCCGAGCATCTTTATACTTTCCAGTGGTGAGATGATTCCTTTTGCCTTGAGCATCGGGCGTGACGAGGGCACGGATTATCAGATCGAGGGCGATTACAGCGGCAAGGTTGAATATGCCACCAAGGAAAAACAGTAA
- the gspG gene encoding type II secretion system major pseudopilin GspG, protein MRSKSAGFSLIELMVVIVILGILAAVVVPRVMDRPDTARIAKAKQDIRTLEAALNLYKLDNFNYPSTDQGLESLVQKPSGTPEPRNWKDGGYIDRLPKDPWGNEYQYLIPGVNGSFDIYSFGADGVEGGDEINADIGNWNLDES, encoded by the coding sequence ATGAGAAGCAAATCAGCAGGATTTTCCCTTATAGAATTAATGGTCGTTATCGTCATCCTCGGTATCCTGGCAGCGGTGGTGGTGCCACGAGTCATGGATCGCCCGGATACCGCGCGTATCGCCAAGGCCAAGCAGGATATCCGCACCCTGGAAGCTGCGCTAAATCTCTATAAGCTGGACAATTTCAACTATCCGTCGACAGATCAGGGTCTGGAGTCGCTGGTGCAGAAGCCTTCCGGCACGCCGGAACCTCGCAATTGGAAAGATGGTGGCTATATCGACCGCCTGCCCAAAGATCCCTGGGGAAATGAGTATCAATACCTGATTCCGGGCGTGAACGGCTCGTTCGACATTTACTCTTTTGGCGCGGATGGCGTTGAAGGGGGCGACGAGATCAACGCTGATATCGGGAACTGGAATCTGGACGAATCCTGA
- a CDS encoding pentapeptide repeat-containing protein: protein MKVKRIFLTPHTMVLLCAMLVSFHAHAQCEAPAQDRVMWEGCNMAGADLSGASLRHAVMTRMNLDGAKFEKALIDDADMGYSSLQKANLRNARANNIRLIGADLQHADLNGARMNYARLDRANFSAATLKGTQLTEARMYNTNFHKAQLQQANLTGALMEQTDLGQADLGKAILDKAELIKANLEGASLKDASLQKAKLSNANLSDTDFTNTNLSGADLHGADITNARFDNAILDNAIWVNRKRCRPGSVGECK, encoded by the coding sequence ATGAAAGTTAAGCGGATTTTCCTCACACCACACACGATGGTATTGCTGTGCGCGATGCTGGTTTCTTTCCATGCCCATGCCCAATGTGAAGCACCGGCGCAGGACCGCGTTATGTGGGAGGGCTGCAATATGGCGGGAGCCGATCTCAGTGGCGCCAGCCTGAGACATGCCGTGATGACACGCATGAATCTGGACGGGGCAAAATTCGAGAAGGCCTTAATTGATGACGCGGACATGGGATATAGTTCTTTGCAGAAAGCCAATCTACGCAACGCGCGTGCAAATAATATTCGTCTGATCGGCGCCGATTTGCAGCATGCAGATTTGAACGGCGCGCGCATGAATTACGCACGCCTCGATCGCGCCAATTTCAGTGCTGCCACATTGAAAGGGACGCAATTGACTGAGGCCAGGATGTATAACACCAATTTTCATAAGGCGCAGTTGCAGCAAGCGAATCTCACCGGCGCATTGATGGAACAGACGGACTTAGGTCAAGCCGATCTCGGTAAAGCCATTCTGGACAAAGCGGAATTAATCAAGGCCAATCTCGAAGGGGCTAGTTTGAAAGACGCCTCGCTACAAAAGGCAAAACTCAGTAATGCCAATCTGAGCGATACGGATTTTACCAATACCAATCTCAGTGGCGCCGATTTACACGGCGCTGACATCACCAATGCCCGTTTTGACAATGCGATACTCGATAATGCAATTTGGGTGAACCGCAAACGCTGCCGACCTGGGTCTGTTGGGGAATGTAAATAG